A segment of the Carya illinoinensis cultivar Pawnee chromosome 1, C.illinoinensisPawnee_v1, whole genome shotgun sequence genome:
GAGGCAGAGTTTATAGAATGTTTTGATGCAACTTCACAAACAAAATGGTTGAGAAGTTTTATCATAGGGCTTCAAGTTGTGGATTCAATATCTAAGCCTTTAGGAATTTACTGTGATAATTTGGCAAAAGTTTCCTTTTCTAAGAATATCAAAAGTGGGAGAAAAAGTAAACATATTGATATAAAATATCTTgatgtcagagagagagagagttaggcTCGGTTTGGATGCCTAGAATCTGAGTTGTATGGCTCATTTCGTCTGGGAATCCAAACAACCATGCTCAAGTGTATATCTCATCCCAAAAGTTCTTCAACAATTGCagcgaaaaaaaataaaataaagacatGAACAGTTAAAAAAACACCAATTGTTAACAgtgaaaattttttcaaaagtttgtATATCTCTAATAGTAAACTATAGAGACACTGACAACAATCCTCCTTTACTTTCCCATcccattttgaattttttggctAACAACAAAAATTGGTGGGACccattacaaatatatattttacaagatttaaatatgtttattaatattttttaattaataataaatattaatttttttaatatattcatattaaattattttcaatcaTTGGTGGGGCCATCCCTTTATCAAatcccaaaaatttaaaattatctcatctcatctcattattcaaacacatacTTTTTTtgcaaactatctcatctcatcttaactcaaatatctcattattacaaaacatttcatctcatctgcatATCCAAACGGGGCCTTAAGGAACAAAAATTCTCAATAACGCATACAAGTACATCTTTTATGATTACAAATCCTGTGACAAAAGGGCtctcaataaaaaatatttttgatacaTGTAGAGAGCAAGGGATAATTAGCTCATTTTATGTTTGAATTGATTATTGTAAATAGTAGTTGTTGTcaagaataataattttatttgtgcACATAAAGTATTTGCTCCTAATCTATGACTTGTAGGAAGCTACAAATCATTCATAAAGAGATATATCACATATGAAATTTCTGTAGAGAGAGTGATACATTGTAATCCATTAAAggaaatgttaatataataacataaccACCATGATTCATGTATTATATCTTTGTTCTAAAGGTTATGGTTTGAGTAGTTTTAATTGTAACCATAGTTGATTTTAGTTATCtagatgattttaaatgattGACACGTAAGCCAAGTGAGAGATTGAAAAAGCACATCTCCTTATAAGAGACTTAGGGTCTGTTTGGGGTGCATTAAGggtgtaaaagtatttaaatagtctcaaaaactctttaataataaaattagattgttttcttattacatattaaagtactttttaattttaaaaaataaaaaaatatgtttcaaGAAAACTATGCTTTCCCTCAAACATACTTTTCTGAAATGTAAAACGTAGCTCTAACTTCTAATTTTAAAGAAGTCTGTCAGTAGGCAAAAATACCATATAACTttcaaataattacaactttgtCATATGATTTTATCAAAGAAACGACACTAAATAACCGTTCATGTCATTTCTATttcaaaaattactttttttatattgttttcaaacaaatataatatgttggaaattgttttagacatatggttaccaaacagtaaataattttttaattgtagagCTTATTACTTAAGATCTACAACTAAAAAccctaaaactaaaaactatATTACCTACCgtaatcccaaacatgcacttaaaGTGATTTACATGCCAcactttttgtaaatatattatatattatatattatattattttaaaatagttaaACTCTGatcaataactaaaataaagatAACGGTTCATTGAAATTTGTTATAACTAATGAACAGTTATGTTTATTGATGGAAGGAAATAACAATTAGGAACTTATGGATAAGGGTTTTGGCCTATTACGTGATTCTCTATCAATCACAACATCAACGTAAAAATTAGATATATAGTCTGAAAATGACCTCTATCCAACactttccatataaaaaaaaataaaaaattgtgaggGTTCACAATTAAGAAATAATTGGTTCTATGAATACTTGATCAAAAAATGGCAAAATAGGTGTTCTaactacttttttattatttgattttcttgCAAATCTTATCATGTCAGATGCGGGCTCTAATTTAAACAAACAACATCCTTCACTTCTGGTTGTGCAGTAGGCCGGGTGAATATGCAAGAAATTCAGTTAatgagaacaagaaaaacactaACACAAGTTACACGTCTTCCTTTTATAACTTCGCAATAGGCCGGGGAAAAAAAGAGGACTAAAGATCCTTAACTACCACCTAATATCACGAGTTACTATATATCTTTGCTGTCGATTCAATCTTCATGACCTTATAATATttctaacatttctcatttttttccttttaatgtAAAGGGGTACCACTTTGGACTTGAAGTTGGCAGAACACAACCCAAAGGTAGTTTCAGTTTCATGTGGTTATTTAATATGCTAAAGAAAGGAATGATTAACTGAGTGATATCTCCAACATGAACAGCTATTGATTGGAAGAAGGGACTCGTACTACGGATAAGCCTGACCAATCATAACCCCCATGTGCTGTTCTGTGCTGTGCTGTGATGGTTGCCCAGCCTGTCCTCTTCCTAAATTTCGCACACAGTAAATTCTCTGCCATTGTGAGAAAACGCTGACCCCGGAGCCCCCGTTTCTGAAAGGTGGAGGTGGTGATGGTGGCAACTTACCAGCTTGCCACTATGCAGATGCAGCCATCAATGTGGCACCTGCCCTATTATTACGAAACGAACGTCCAGTTTTCCTCCACGCCATCGCCAATACAAGACAAAACCCAATCAGCAACAGTCACAAAGGCAGCAGCCCGAGACGATAAGAAGTCCGCTACGTACAGGACACAAGTTCGAGAACAGATAAACATAAAGCGACAGAATGAGAGAGAATCCCATCACTGAGTCTCTCGTCGTTTTCCCACATATTTCACATACGCGGCTAGCCGTTCGTGTTTCCATTCAATTTACGTGTCCAAACACCCTCCCTCTGTCTCTCTTTTATATACCCCCCCAAACCCTTTCCATTCCCTTCCACAACACACACAAAGGGAACATACACAAGAAACAAATTCCTTTTCTAGGTAAAAAGAAAGCGGATTTCTAGTTTATTAGCCACCAAAAGAGTCCTAATCAATGGCGTTCATAAGATCACCGGCGGCGAAGTTCGTAACGTTCACCATCTTCTTCTCCGTGCTCTTTGTATCGACGTACGGTTACCGAGGAGGATTGATGGGAGGGAGGATGAAGATAAGGGACGTGAAGACGAACAAGGAGGTGCAGGATCTGGGGAAGTTCTCGGTGGAGGAATACAACCGGAGCTTGAGGCAAGGTGGCAACGGAGGCGAGCTGACGTTTGTGGAGGTAGTGGAGGCGCAGAGGCAGGTAGTATCAGGAATCAAGTACTACCTGGTGATCTCGGCCACCCATAAAGGTGGGGAGACGGATACTTTCGAGGCTGCAGTGGTGGTCAAGCCTTGGGTTAACACCAAGAAGCTACTCAACTTTAGGCGATCCAAGTCCAGTAACAGCGAATGAACATGAACGGTTGGGCAAAAGTAGTAGTACTGCATTCTAGCTAATGCTTTTACGGGAAGGGTACTGGCGATGTAGTACTCTTTTATCTGACCtttttttgtgatttctttGTTGGATTGTGGGTGTCACTGTGTGTAtgtgagagagacagagagagagcgTGCCTAATGTATCTTTTTTTCACGGGAAATCAGTATGAATAAAAGCATAATAAACGAGGGTTAGAACATTGAAAATaggttatttattttcatttttatctttgaatttgaagaatatacCTTTAAAATGGTCTATATTAGTTTATTCatatctataattataaataattatgtataattcttattcaaagatgaagacctcttttttcttctttaaattatattttattattttttctctcctcccaactctctcttcttttttttcttctctctttattattttattattatttgatcaaaaaatatataatctaatgtagaaatttttcttcatatttaaaatcaatttttaaaaaatataattttacatatgaaaATAAAGAATCTATTACCATTGGACTAAGGTGGTTGATATTAGCATTAACTTCTGTTCTGAAAATCCGAAGAGCGCTGCAAAAGGGCTCAGAACAGCAGCATGCATGGATATACTAAATTCTACTCATAATAAACGAGGGCTTAGAAAATTTCTACTGATAATCCTCCCTCAACACATCAcccttaatttctttttctcatactgaatgtgtgatatataaattatgagtAGAAGAAATCAATtacttcaaaaataataaagttaaaaaaaaataaatataatgtgtggAGATGATGAGTAACACAACACACTGTGTGAAACAATAACTGGAGATAGAATTTGATATGAACGAATTTCTATAAACCGATCGGGttgatttgataaaataaagattaataAAATGACAATTACGACTTAACCCATTAAACTTACGATTAACTGGTATTAACTAAATCAATTCTATCTCTAACAATTTAACAATTGATACTCATCTTCTCTATTGGTacataatatgaatattttttgattacatattatcttaaaatttgtatgtaatattaatttggAGATGACAACTATCATGTGATTTGAAAATTCtagaaattattttctattgtaTCAATGGTTTGAATATTAATCATGAAATACTTTATTAATCATATAGTTATTCTTGTATTATATAAAGATTCATGCTAATCAagtcaaaatatatatacgAATCATactaaaatctatttatattaaaatgggTTAAAACAGATGTTGTTTGGATCAATCCACtcaagtttattattaaaagatcTTATACGCAGGTCGTATTGTttaattcattatatatatagttcatgtGAACAGGTTGAATCCGAGTGACACattcattatttattatatagatcATGTTAATAGGTTGAATCTGAGTTGATCTATATAGAAGAATACTCATGATTTAACACGTCGCAAATACTATGTACGAACATGAGCTACCCACCCCCATAGGTCACAAATAGGGAGACTGAACACTGAACATCACTTGGTAAGGGCGTTAAAAACTAGCAGAACAAAAAAACACACTGATCCATTGGTAATAGCTGAGAGTGAACATCTCCTGGACAACCAACCAACAGTAAACTAGatgattttttataagtaacagtAAACTAGATGGATGAATAACGATAGTAGCACTCTtcgattctttttcttttttttttttttttttttaatatgtacaCTCCCGTCTCCCCCAACCCTGGCTCCTACCTATCAGTTGGAAATTCCGTATCATTCTCGGTTACTTTAAATGGTTGAGGATGCTGGCCAGAGCAGTACAGATTCCACATCTTGAAATAGGCTCGCTCAAGATTCCGTACCTGAATTTtccgttaaaaaaaatatattgcattAACCAACTGCTTAATAGTACTAATACCTCAAGGATAATACTAATAAGATTAATGGAAGCATACAATGAGGTTTTTCAGCAGTTAATGTGGGGCAAGgtactcttaaatatttttttctgtgaaaaaaatgttacaagGGGGTGATATCTGGTCCCTGTACTTGGTAATACAAATACTAAAATGAGCTTTTATTCTTGCAAATGCCATTttggtcatatatatatatatatatggcatccGTCTCTCTGCATTAGGTCAAACGGGTTCATGGACTAAGGAATGCATAAAACTTCagtagaattaaaaaataatggacTCACCCAGCGTGCTGTGTCAAAGAGAGGGCAAGTCAAACGGACCGCCTTGAGTCTGTTGGTAAGATCTTGGAGCTTCGAGCGATTCAATGCAAGCGAGACAGCCCTCTCTTCATATTCTTTCATACTGTTTGGGCATTTTGGAGGGGAAAAAGGAAACTAGTAAGTAAATGAATTAAGAAATACTAAGATGCATAGAGGAATCCCAAATGTTCTTTATGTTTGGTTCTGTTCTTTTTCGCAccgttggggggggggggggggggttgtaaAAATGGTATTTGATATTAAtattctcattcccaagcatcATGGGTGGCATTGCCAGTCCCAGCCCATCTACTGTAAAGTGGAAGTATGCAAGTAAATCACATACCAGAAAAGAAAATCAGCTTTTTAAAACAGCACCTCTTTTTGTATGCcttcttttatatttcaaaCCATTTACTACCTACTACCATCGTAGACATAAGTAGCCACAATTTCACCTTTTTAGTGGCACACAACGAATAAAAAGCTCCAGCAAACCCCCCCAACCCCTTTTTCCCCAAACAAAGAAACCCAATTCTCAACCTCAGCAATTACGGAGACTACACTTGCAAGGGGAACttactttattatttattggaaaaaagaaagacaaaatcAAAGAAGGATATGCACATGATTACCTACCTGCTAACAATCATATCCTCTCCAACACCAGTAGCCAGACACAGGGAACCAGCAACTCTGGtagccattttctcaaggggaaGGGTCACCATAGGAAGACCAGCCCATAGAATATCAGTGCCTGTTGTATGCGCATTGCATAATGGTCTACACAACAAAGGACAAATATAATTTTGGAATCAGCTGGGTCTCATAAATCTGAAATCCCATTAAAggtaacaaaaacaaaagattgaAAAAAGGGTAAATTTGCCTAATAGAGAGAAAAGGACAGTTTATAGAATCCATACGTGTCAAGGAACAAATCTGCTAAAGAACTGCGTCTAATATGCTCATTTTTCATGGCAACATCTGTGAAAATAATCTGATCTAGTTGCACACCGCGTTGTGAAGCATCTAAATGTACAAAACAAGTTAAAAAATCAGAGTGAAAATGTATTGCTGGCATTTTTGCATTCATTGCCATACAATTTCTATATACAAAGATAAACACAAAGCATACAGGTGCGAAGTTTGTGTTCGCCAGCAGCTGGGAATCTGAGAAGCCAAAGTGCACTATTGGGGACACGTTTAAGAATATTGCACCTACATTGGCCAAAACAAAGATAATTGAGTGTGTTCCAAACTTTAGGAGCAATatttcaaataagaaaaaaaaatccataaataATTACCATGTATTGAAAATGTCAGGATCCATCTTGTAAAGCTGATTGAAACATGCAAAGATAAACTTGTCTTCTGGTAAGCCATAATCTGATCTCTTTGGTTGGCATTTTGGGTCCAATACATCACAATTTTTCTGAGAAATGCAAcacaaaagaattgaaaatatacTATGGACGAAAAAAATATGATACACAGAGACAAGAAGTAATTCGGACTGACCTGCTTATAATCATTTACAAAGTAACAATGAGGAAGGTGGACAAGCTTTTCTGAATAGATGTGAGAAAAACAAGAAGGGGATACAAACTGCAAGAGAGAAGCAACCAAGTCAGATTATAAACAAAAAGAAGTCAAGTCGGAAGTAGATTAAAAATTCAAGCCTCCAACCTCATCTGTGACCAAATAATGAATATAACTTGCCCCCGTGGTTCCTGGGAATCCCATGTAAGAAATCTGAATAGGAGCAGGCTGCATCgcaaatatttcattccttGCCCCCTGCATAATTAAACATAAAACTCCGGAATGGAATAGAGTCGgacaattaaagaaagaaagaacacatGCAAAATTGGTTCAGAAAAATTAATGGGAAACGAGGATGTACAGAAAATCATGAGCCAAATTTCCATAGTGAAAAAAGCAGTTCCACATCTACCAAAGGAAACAGGCTTAAAGAAACTGTCCTTCCTAATCAATTGACTTTAAACTATTTATTGAAATAAGCAtcaaatatcaagaattgataCCTTAGTATAGCCATTAAGATTGACAAGGATTTGTATTTTATCCTCATTAATCAGCCTGGCAATCATATCAGATGACATGGATGACACATCTATGAAGTGCTCTGCTTCTGACTGAATACGCTGTCTCCATTCAGTGCCATCATTTGGACTTAACGCATAACAGAACACCTGAAACATAAACATATTAaggatgaaaaaaagaaaaaacaggagGGGGTAAGAACTGAAAAGGTTAAAGTGGAAAATTAGATGCAAACTTCAGTATAAGACCAAACTTGCTAACCTCAACATTTTCTCTGTCATGCATGCCAAATACGGATCCCATGAGGTGAGAAAGAGGGTGGTTACCAAAGTCACTACTCACATATCTGAAAAGCCCAGGGATCAACAAATAAGAtcattggagagagagagagagagagagagagagagagagagaggtatatCACAAAACATACCCAACTCGTAAGCGTCCAATCCTGCCCTCCTTCTTTATGGGCACAGGTGCAGGATGGTTGAAGGGAGGAAGTGAATAGCGGGATGCAATGATAGAGCAGTGAGCAGCATACTTACGGCTACAAGGGAGAAACAAGACAATCAACATATAGCAAACCAAacgtttttttttcttaaaagaaaatacagaAGTGTATTCTCTGGGTATAGACACCCAATTACTGTGATAGTAATCATCAACTAAAGAAACATTCTATACAAAATCCAAAAGCACCATCGAATTTACCTGATTTCCAGGGCAAGAATTGGATCAATGGGATAGGCTATTGCATGGAAAGGCTGCACGCTTGGAATAACTGACATCTGAAGAAAAAGCTTTAAACAATCAGTATTTTAATTCTGGCAGATAAATCAACTGAAGGAAGAAATGGTACATCGGAAataatagaaaaggaaaaaaggcaCACAGATTGACAGTGAACCTTTATTTGTTTCCTGAGTATCCCTTCAACTTCAATAAATTTGCTCTCCCGGTCCTCCCAGTCACAAACACACTGCACAATGCAGAAATTACCATAAGCCAACCCTTTATAAGGCTTTTCatgcacttttttttaatattttttgaccATTTATTTGATCTAGTAATATTCGGGATGCTCAGTATCTTATATACCacaaatgaattttaataatatattaaaactaaacTATATATCAAAATGGAGATTTCAAAGCCTGGTAGATAGTATAACCATTTAAGATCCTCCCAACAGAGAAATAAACACACACTTCAATATTTCTCTTTTGTACTCATCATACCTTTAAAACAAAGAATtttaaatgtgttaaaaaaatatcacgAGTAAACTGAAAAAATCAATGTATAAATctccaaataattttttaaatatgaagtaacTAACTCCCTTAAGATATGCCATGTCAATGACAGGTTGCAAGGAAAAATCCCATCCCTTTGGGCATGTTGCACCCGCAACATCTAACGTTCCAACTAAAAATAACTTTGCAATCAAGCATCTCGACAATATATACCTGTAGTGTGTGAAGAAGGTTACAAGTTGCTTCTGGAAATTCAGGGCGTAGTATCAGTGCTTGCTTGTAGCTTCTTATAGCAGCTTCAACGAGTCCACTGTAAAGTGTCAAAATCAGAAATCTaagtcataattttttttttataagcaaaataattttatcaatcaaagaataggcaaagcctgATACAATGTATGGTTGGCGCTAGCTAAGTAGGGGCAATGGAGATAAGGAAATCAAATTGAGTCATGATAAAATATGTACGTCAAAGGATGATTCTGTATTCAATTAAATATCTTCAAAGCTTGTTTAACATGCACCTGTCCTTGTAAGCTGAAGCTAGATTTGCATGAGCCTCGGCCATCGTAGGCCTGATGCTAATGGCTCGTCCGTAGTCATGAATGGCTTCATTAACTCTTCCAATCTCCTTGTACGTGTTCCCACGATTGACAAGTCCATCCGCAGCCAAAGGATCAATCCGGAGGACTTCATTGTAGCAAGAAATAGCATCCGCATAATTACCCTGTGCTTCAGAAGAAACAGGTATAACAAGGATAATGACTATCCAAATACAGGCGCTGTTTtccgcagagagagagagagagagagagagagagagagagagagagagagagagagagagagagagagagaggagaagagaTGCCGCTACCTGCTGTTTATATATTATTGCTAAATTATTGAAAGGAGCAGAAAGTCCTGTTGTTACAGACAGTGTAGCCTTATAACATGAAGCAGCAGCACTCAGCATATTCCTACATCATCAGAAAGTCATCCATTAGGACAGTTTACATGCTTGCCACATCTCACAAATAACTACTACAAACCTGAAATTCATAATCAGAATTCAATAACATATATGTGAAGGATACCATTCCATGTATATGTTCCCAAGGTTAGTGAGCGCTTGTGGATGGTTAACTTGTAGGGTAAGACATTGCTTCAGAAAACAATAGAAGTATGGTGAGAAATCAAACTAGGGTAGGCATGAAATGCAACTAGCAAAAAGAGAAGCAGAAAGGATGGATAGCATGAACCTACATGGTAGCACTGAATTGCTTCTTCAACTCTTCCAGAATCCTTCAAAGCATTGCCCTTTAgataacaaaaaaacaaaaaaatcgtAATTAAGAGAGAAATTTGGAAGTACAAAAGTTTCCTGTGAATGAAC
Coding sequences within it:
- the LOC122315437 gene encoding cysteine proteinase inhibitor B; the encoded protein is MAFIRSPAAKFVTFTIFFSVLFVSTYGYRGGLMGGRMKIRDVKTNKEVQDLGKFSVEEYNRSLRQGGNGGELTFVEVVEAQRQVVSGIKYYLVISATHKGGETDTFEAAVVVKPWVNTKKLLNFRRSKSSNSE
- the LOC122315443 gene encoding probable UDP-N-acetylglucosamine--peptide N-acetylglucosaminyltransferase SEC — protein: MLSLQGDPLHHHHHHPPLQLAPYNLDLRDESLAAAASSSSSSVSNLKRSQALNSPEVDEGMLMALAHQMYKAGNFKQALEHSNAVYERNPQRTDNLLLLGAIHYQLHDFDMCIAKNEEALRLDPGFAECYGNMANAWKEKGNIDFAIRYYLIAIELRPNFADAWSNLASAYMRKGRFNEAAQCCRQALALNPRLVDAHSNLGNLMKAQGLVQEAYNCYVEALRIQPNFAIAWSNLAGLFMEAGDLNKALQYYKEALKLKPTFSDAYLNLGNVYKALGMPQEAIGCYQRALQVRPDYVVAYGNLASLYYEQGNLELAIFHYKRAISLDSEFLEAYNNLGNALKDSGRVEEAIQCYHQCLTLQVNHPQALTNLGNIYMEWNMLSAAASCYKATLSVTTGLSAPFNNLAIIYKQQGNYADAISCYNEVLRIDPLAADGLVNRGNTYKEIGRVNEAIHDYGRAISIRPTMAEAHANLASAYKDSGLVEAAIRSYKQALILRPEFPEATCNLLHTLQCVCDWEDRESKFIEVEGILRKQIKMSVIPSVQPFHAIAYPIDPILALEISRKYAAHCSIIASRYSLPPFNHPAPVPIKKEGRIGRLRVGYVSSDFGNHPLSHLMGSVFGMHDRENVEVFCYALSPNDGTEWRQRIQSEAEHFIDVSSMSSDMIARLINEDKIQILVNLNGYTKGARNEIFAMQPAPIQISYMGFPGTTGASYIHYLVTDEFVSPSCFSHIYSEKLVHLPHCYFVNDYKQKNCDVLDPKCQPKRSDYGLPEDKFIFACFNQLYKMDPDIFNTWCNILKRVPNSALWLLRFPAAGEHKLRTYASQRGVQLDQIIFTDVAMKNEHIRRSSLADLFLDTPLCNAHTTGTDILWAGLPMVTLPLEKMATRVAGSLCLATGVGEDMIVSSMKEYEERAVSLALNRSKLQDLTNRLKAVRLTCPLFDTARWVRNLERAYFKMWNLYCSGQHPQPFKVTENDTEFPTDR